Proteins from a single region of Acidimicrobiales bacterium:
- the carA gene encoding glutamine-hydrolyzing carbamoyl-phosphate synthase small subunit, with amino-acid sequence MTGRPPGSAGDEWSDGRAPALLVLADGEVFEGEAIGAAPPGGVATGELVFNTVLSGYQEVVTDPSYAGQVVTFTYPHIGNYGVTSADDEAARPWCRGVVVRALPPRPSSWRATGSFDDFLVRTGVPGVSGVDTRRLTRHLRDDGAMGCAFGTAPEPVLRAAAAAEPGTTGRDLVADVTTATPYERGSGPLRIVAYDFGVKETMLRTLGELATVTVVPAGTPAADTLARHPDGVLLSNGPGDPAALPAQAAIVAELLGRVPVFGICLGHQLLAEAIGARTYKLPFGHHGGNHPVRRLDTGQVEITSQNHNYAVDAASLPTSGPFAAEVTHVNLNDGVVEGFRCLSVPAFSVQYHPEAGPGPHDARYLFDRFRSMIDEARV; translated from the coding sequence ATGACCGGCCGTCCCCCGGGCAGCGCCGGCGACGAGTGGTCGGACGGTCGGGCGCCCGCCCTGCTCGTGCTGGCCGACGGCGAAGTGTTCGAGGGCGAGGCGATCGGAGCCGCCCCGCCGGGCGGCGTGGCCACGGGCGAGCTGGTGTTCAACACCGTGCTGTCGGGCTACCAGGAGGTCGTCACCGACCCGAGCTACGCCGGCCAGGTGGTCACCTTCACCTACCCGCACATCGGCAACTACGGCGTCACGTCGGCCGACGACGAGGCGGCACGTCCGTGGTGCCGGGGCGTCGTCGTGCGGGCCCTGCCACCCCGGCCCTCGTCGTGGCGGGCCACGGGGTCGTTCGACGACTTCCTGGTGCGCACCGGTGTGCCCGGGGTCAGCGGGGTCGACACCCGCCGCCTCACGCGGCACCTGCGCGACGACGGCGCCATGGGCTGCGCCTTCGGCACCGCGCCCGAGCCCGTCCTGCGGGCCGCGGCCGCGGCGGAGCCGGGCACGACGGGACGCGACCTGGTGGCCGACGTCACGACGGCGACGCCCTACGAGCGCGGATCGGGCCCGCTGCGCATCGTGGCCTACGACTTCGGCGTGAAGGAGACCATGCTCCGCACCCTCGGCGAGCTGGCGACGGTGACCGTGGTCCCCGCCGGCACCCCGGCGGCGGACACGCTGGCGCGCCACCCCGACGGGGTGTTGCTCTCCAACGGCCCCGGGGACCCCGCCGCGCTCCCGGCGCAGGCGGCCATCGTGGCGGAGCTGCTCGGCCGGGTGCCCGTGTTCGGCATCTGCCTCGGCCACCAGCTCCTGGCCGAGGCGATCGGGGCACGCACCTACAAGCTGCCCTTCGGTCACCACGGCGGCAACCACCCCGTCCGACGACTCGACACGGGCCAGGTCGAGATCACCAGCCAGAACCACAACTACGCCGTCGACGCCGCCTCGCTGCCGACGTCGGGCCCCTTCGCCGCCGAGGTCACGCACGTGAACCTCAACGACGGCGTGGTCGAGGGGTTCCGGTGTCTCTCGGTGCCGGCGTTCAGCGTGCAGTACCACCCCGAGGCCGGGCCGGGGCCGCACGATGCGCGCTACCTGTTCGACCGGTTCCGGTCGATGATCGACGAGGCGCGCGTCTGA
- a CDS encoding dihydroorotase — MIRGGTVVDAGGERVADVVVRAGVVAEVAPGADVPVGATVLDAGGCVVAPGLVDLHTHLRQPGGEDAETVETGARAAALGGFTAVVAMPNTDPPVDSAAVALEVLSLGAGATCQVAVAGAITMGRSGEHLAPMGELAALGVRLFTDDGTGVQDVAVMRRALEYARGLGVTLAQHCEDAALACGGHMHEGEWSSRLGVPGVPAEAEELMVARDIALARLTGARVHFLHLSTARSAALVAAAKAEGLPVTAEVTPHHLALTDAELAGYDPVFKVNPPLRTGADVEALRAACACGTIDAVATDHAPHPPERKDATLEAAPPGMLGLQTALAVVLAALGTAGDGRAPLSPQAVLALMSWQPAHIAGLDRAGGGDQGGPVEPGAPANLCVIDPAATWEVDPARLASRSRNTPWAGRVLTGRARHTVLRGEPVVVDGEAQR; from the coding sequence GTGATCCGCGGCGGCACCGTCGTGGACGCGGGCGGCGAACGCGTGGCCGACGTCGTCGTGCGCGCCGGCGTGGTGGCGGAGGTGGCGCCGGGGGCCGACGTCCCGGTCGGTGCCACCGTGCTCGACGCCGGCGGCTGCGTCGTCGCCCCGGGCCTGGTCGACCTGCACACCCACCTGCGCCAGCCCGGGGGTGAGGACGCCGAGACCGTCGAGACGGGGGCCCGCGCCGCCGCCCTCGGCGGCTTCACGGCCGTCGTCGCCATGCCGAACACCGACCCGCCGGTCGACAGTGCAGCCGTCGCCCTCGAGGTGCTCTCCCTGGGCGCGGGGGCGACGTGCCAGGTGGCGGTGGCGGGGGCGATCACGATGGGGCGGTCCGGCGAGCACCTCGCCCCCATGGGCGAGCTGGCCGCGCTCGGGGTGCGCCTGTTCACCGACGACGGCACGGGCGTGCAGGATGTCGCCGTCATGCGCCGGGCGCTCGAGTACGCCCGGGGGCTCGGCGTCACCTTGGCGCAGCACTGCGAGGACGCCGCCCTGGCCTGCGGCGGGCACATGCACGAAGGGGAGTGGTCGAGCCGCCTCGGAGTGCCCGGCGTCCCCGCCGAGGCCGAGGAGCTCATGGTGGCCCGCGACATCGCCCTGGCCCGGTTGACCGGGGCGCGTGTCCACTTCCTCCACCTGTCGACGGCCCGGTCCGCGGCCCTGGTGGCGGCGGCCAAGGCCGAGGGCCTGCCCGTGACGGCCGAGGTCACGCCGCACCACCTGGCGCTCACCGACGCCGAGCTGGCCGGGTACGACCCGGTGTTCAAGGTCAACCCGCCCCTGCGGACGGGCGCCGACGTCGAGGCACTGCGGGCCGCGTGCGCCTGCGGCACCATCGACGCCGTGGCCACCGACCATGCCCCGCACCCGCCCGAGCGCAAGGACGCCACGCTCGAGGCCGCGCCTCCCGGCATGCTCGGGCTGCAGACCGCGCTCGCGGTGGTGCTGGCCGCGCTGGGCACCGCCGGCGACGGGCGGGCGCCGCTGTCGCCGCAGGCCGTGTTGGCGCTCATGTCGTGGCAGCCGGCGCACATCGCCGGGCTGGACCGCGCCGGGGGCGGCGACCAGGGCGGTCCCGTCGAGCCCGGCGCGCCGGCCAATCTCTGCGTGATCGACCCGGCGGCGACGTGGGAGGTCGACCCGGCCCGCCTCGCCAGCCGCAGCCGCAACACGCCGTGGGCCGGCCGGGTGCTCACGGGACGGGCGCGCCACACGGTCTTGCGCGGGGAGCCGGTCGTCGTCGACGGCGAGGCGCAGCGATGA
- a CDS encoding aspartate carbamoyltransferase catalytic subunit, with protein sequence MPVAGPVAAGAEAGKGCRRHLLSVAELGADGIEEILRVSDAFVEVGQRAIPKVPALRGRTVVTLFAEQSTRTRLSFETAAKRLSADVLSFSVDTSSAKKGESLRDTVETVAAMGVDAFVVRHPSAGAPAAVARWVDAAVVNAGDGWHEHPTQALLDCYTIREVLAERAGRKLEDAGVECFDGLRVAIVGDVRHSRVARSQVLALGALGAEVTLVAPGSLLPPSLEGWPVAGVSTDLDAVLPLIDVCYLLRLQIERGAGAFLPSVREYSASYGLTAPRAARLAEGALVMHPGPMNRGVEIADDVAALPQSLVLRQVSNGVAVRMAVLFMLLGSTGTGDAPGLARSLGSDGG encoded by the coding sequence GTGCCCGTCGCGGGGCCCGTGGCGGCGGGGGCCGAGGCGGGCAAGGGATGCCGCCGCCACCTGCTGTCGGTGGCCGAGCTCGGCGCCGACGGCATCGAGGAGATCCTCCGGGTGTCGGACGCCTTCGTCGAGGTGGGCCAGCGCGCCATCCCGAAGGTGCCCGCGCTGCGGGGGCGCACCGTCGTCACCCTCTTCGCCGAGCAGTCCACCCGCACCCGCCTCTCCTTCGAGACGGCGGCCAAGCGCCTGTCCGCCGACGTGCTCTCCTTCTCCGTCGACACGTCGTCGGCGAAGAAAGGGGAGTCGCTGCGCGACACGGTGGAGACGGTAGCCGCCATGGGCGTGGACGCCTTCGTCGTGCGCCACCCGTCGGCCGGCGCGCCGGCCGCGGTGGCGCGGTGGGTCGACGCCGCCGTGGTCAACGCCGGCGACGGCTGGCACGAGCACCCGACCCAGGCCCTCCTCGACTGCTACACCATCCGCGAGGTCCTCGCCGAGCGCGCCGGCCGGAAGCTCGAGGATGCCGGCGTGGAGTGCTTCGACGGGCTGCGCGTGGCCATCGTCGGCGACGTCCGCCACAGCCGGGTGGCGCGCTCGCAGGTCCTCGCCCTCGGTGCCCTCGGGGCGGAGGTGACCCTGGTGGCCCCGGGCAGCCTGCTTCCGCCGTCGTTGGAGGGTTGGCCGGTGGCGGGCGTCTCCACCGACCTCGACGCCGTGCTCCCCCTCATCGACGTCTGCTACCTGTTGCGGCTCCAGATCGAGCGCGGCGCGGGTGCCTTCTTGCCCTCGGTGCGCGAGTACAGCGCGTCGTACGGGCTCACCGCGCCGCGCGCCGCCCGGCTCGCCGAGGGCGCGCTGGTGATGCACCCCGGGCCCATGAACCGTGGCGTCGAGATCGCCGACGACGTCGCCGCCCTCCCGCAGTCGCTGGTCCTGCGCCAGGTGTCCAACGGCGTGGCCGTCCGCATGGCGGTCCTGTTCATGCTGCTCGGGTCGACGGGGACGGGCGACGCGCCCGGCCTGGCGCGATCGCTCGGGAGCGACGGTGGCTGA
- the pyrR gene encoding bifunctional pyr operon transcriptional regulator/uracil phosphoribosyltransferase PyrR, which yields MAERERRLTPPRGGVFVPRVQVLSAQDVHRALIRIAHEIVERNRGLEDVVVVGLQTGGVPLAFRIASVLEEVEGTAVPVGLLDVAFYRDDIGIRPVLPEAATDIPGDLAGRLVVLVDDVLFTGRTVRAALNALADYGRARAVQLAVMVDRGHRELPIRPDYVGKNMPTRIDEQVDVSLDGVVLGDVVPR from the coding sequence GTGGCCGAACGAGAGCGCAGACTGACCCCACCGCGAGGTGGGGTCTTCGTTCCTCGGGTCCAGGTCCTCTCGGCCCAGGACGTCCACCGGGCCCTCATCCGGATCGCCCACGAGATCGTCGAGCGCAACCGGGGCCTCGAGGACGTCGTGGTCGTCGGGCTGCAGACCGGGGGCGTCCCCCTGGCCTTCCGGATCGCCAGCGTGCTCGAGGAGGTGGAGGGCACGGCGGTCCCGGTGGGGCTCCTCGACGTGGCCTTCTACCGCGACGACATCGGGATACGCCCGGTGCTCCCCGAAGCCGCCACCGACATCCCCGGTGACCTGGCCGGCCGGCTCGTCGTCCTGGTCGACGACGTCCTGTTCACCGGGCGCACCGTCCGCGCCGCGCTCAACGCGCTCGCCGACTACGGCCGCGCCCGGGCCGTGCAGCTGGCGGTGATGGTCGACCGGGGGCACCGTGAGCTGCCCATCCGCCCCGACTACGTGGGCAAGAACATGCCCACGCGTATCGACGAGCAGGTCGACGTCAGCCTCGACGGCGTCGTGCTCGGGGACGTGGTGCCCCGGTGA
- the nusB gene encoding transcription antitermination factor NusB has translation MPEHRAPGAPGEGPRHEARERALALLYEAEMKRADPLDVLRALAVAPDPFATTLVEGVVDRSQEIDALVSAAAEGWEIERMPVLDRAVLRLATYELIAEAGTPVAVVIDEAVELAKQYSTEFSGGFVNGVLSTIARRVRG, from the coding sequence GTGCCCGAGCACCGCGCCCCGGGGGCGCCCGGGGAAGGGCCCCGACACGAGGCGCGCGAGCGGGCCCTGGCCCTGTTGTACGAGGCGGAGATGAAGCGCGCCGACCCGCTCGACGTGCTCCGGGCCCTCGCCGTGGCCCCCGACCCCTTCGCCACGACGCTCGTCGAAGGGGTGGTGGACCGCTCGCAGGAGATCGACGCCCTGGTGTCGGCAGCGGCCGAGGGGTGGGAGATCGAGCGCATGCCGGTCCTCGACCGGGCGGTCCTGCGCCTGGCCACGTACGAGCTCATCGCCGAGGCCGGCACGCCCGTGGCCGTGGTGATCGACGAGGCCGTCGAGCTGGCCAAGCAGTACTCCACGGAATTCTCGGGTGGATTCGTGAACGGCGTGCTGTCCACCATCGCCCGCCGGGTCCGGGGCTGA
- the efp gene encoding elongation factor P, with the protein MAVTTNDLRNGMTLDLPDGLFAVVEFQHVKPGKGGAFVRTKLKNVRTGAVLERTFRADERVEQAIVDKREMQYLYRDGTDYVFMDVISYDQLQVSPASLGDAANYLKEGDNAVLQMYAAEIVGVDLPAAVELAVTETEPGVQGDRVSGARKPATLETGLVVQVPLFVNPGDRLKVDTRSGEYITRA; encoded by the coding sequence ATGGCTGTCACCACCAACGACCTGCGCAACGGCATGACGCTCGACCTGCCCGACGGGCTGTTCGCCGTCGTGGAGTTCCAGCACGTGAAGCCGGGCAAGGGCGGCGCCTTCGTGCGCACCAAGCTCAAGAACGTCCGGACCGGCGCCGTGCTCGAGCGCACGTTCCGCGCCGACGAGCGGGTGGAGCAGGCCATCGTCGACAAGCGGGAGATGCAGTACCTCTACCGCGACGGCACCGACTACGTCTTCATGGACGTCATCTCCTACGACCAGCTGCAGGTGTCGCCGGCGTCGCTCGGGGACGCCGCCAACTACCTGAAGGAGGGTGACAACGCCGTCCTGCAGATGTACGCGGCCGAGATCGTTGGCGTCGACCTGCCCGCCGCGGTCGAGCTGGCGGTCACCGAGACCGAGCCCGGCGTGCAGGGCGACCGGGTGTCGGGGGCCCGCAAGCCGGCCACGCTCGAGACGGGTCTCGTGGTGCAGGTCCCCCTGTTCGTGAACCCCGGTGACCGCTTGAAGGTCGACACCCGGTCCGGCGAGTACATCACCCGGGCATAG